One genomic region from Alosa alosa isolate M-15738 ecotype Scorff River chromosome 12, AALO_Geno_1.1, whole genome shotgun sequence encodes:
- the gtf3c5 gene encoding general transcription factor 3C polypeptide 5 isoform X2 has protein sequence MEILGVIETTYKFQAMADIQYLAAHSESDKSWTSLYNKVILRQPEKKEFFDQDVPLFLPPPIFSRLDSTVDYYYRPDTQHKEGYGPPLASSDNLIGLSRARRPHNAIFVNFDDKEVPSEPLEAAKVNWKKVSIHPSEKRAEEEILKLFERRPIWSRNAVKANMDVHPEKLKLLLPYVAYYMLTGPWRSMWVRFGYDPRKTPEAKIYQVLDFRIRCGMRHGYGVGDMPVKAKRSAYHHSLYTTLNKSGPQPASLKDITEESSPSASRLPAEPRYMLKESAYRFHDGMLPPYRQMFYQLCDLEVEQLQKIIHQNDGQEEVCDERDGWCVTRTPDELRDIMSTMIKNTIRASKSAGLHQKKQKGGSDPSGTSKGDVDEDEEDEEETEEFPPSDGSENEMETEILDYM, from the exons ATGGAAATTCTGGGTGTGATTGAGACGACGTACAAGTTTCAAG CAATGGCAGACATCCAGTATCTGGCTGCACACTCAGAATCAGACAAGTCATGGACCTCATTGTACAACAAAGTGATTCTGCGCCAACCAGAGAAAAAGGAGTTCTTTGACCAGGAtgtgcctctctttctccccccaccAATCTTCTCTCGCCTGGACAGCACCGTGGACTACTATTACCGcccagacacacagcacaa AGAGGGTTATGGTCCTCCTCTGGCCTCCAGCGACAACCTAATTGGCCTGAGTCGGGCGCGGCGGCCACACAATGCCATCTTTGTGAATTTTGATGACAAGGAAGTGCCCTCCGAACCACTGGAGGCAGCCAAGGTCAACTGGAAGAAAGTCAGCATCCATCCCAGTGAGAAAAGGGCAGAAGAAGAGAttctaaag TTGTTTGAGAGAAGGCCCATTTGGTCCCGCAATGCGGTCAAGGCCAACATGGACGTGCATCCAGAAAAGCTCAAGTTGCTTCTGCCCTACGTGGCATATTacatg TTGACCGGTCCATGGAGAAGCATGTGGGTGAGGTTTGGCTATGACCCGCGGAAGACTCCAGAAGCAAAGATTTATCAAGTGCTGGACTTCCGAATCCGCTGTGGGATGAGGCATG GATATGGTGTTGGTGATATGCCAGTGAAGGCCAAGAGAAGTGCATACCATCACAGTCTGTACACCACACTCAACAAATCAG gTCCCCAGCCGGCCAGCCTGAAAGACATCACGGAGGAGAGCAGCCCCAGTGCTTCCCGCCTGCCTGCGGAGCCCCGCTACATGCTCAAG GAGTCTGCATACAGGTTTCATGACGGGATGCTACCACCATATAGGCAGATGTTCTACCAACTCTGTGACCTGGAAGTGGAGCA GTTACAGAAAATCATCCATCAGAACGATGGACAGGAGGAGGTCTGTGATGAGCGGGACGGCTGGTGTGTGACCCGCACGCCTGACGAGCTCCGAGACATCATGTCCACCATGATCAAGAATACCATCCGAGCGTCCAAATCTG CTGGACTACaccaaaaaaagcaaaaaggagGCTCCGATCCAAGTGGTACCAGCAAAGGAGATGTAGATGAGGAtgaagaggatgaagaggagactGAAGAGTTTCCGCCATCTGATGGCAGTGAGAATGAAATGGAGACAGAGATCCTTGACTACATGTAG
- the gtf3c5 gene encoding general transcription factor 3C polypeptide 5 isoform X1, whose protein sequence is MAFAKSLTTTLTQDDELKGANVTYTNVPVVPGNSATVSLPHTKLVCVEYPGVVINVDKMLDTIGGEKGVSKTYSDSTKRLELRYRPKDPYCHPVYGNRYPSTNLLLRIRRRVRKGNSQDVQISMEILGVIETTYKFQAMADIQYLAAHSESDKSWTSLYNKVILRQPEKKEFFDQDVPLFLPPPIFSRLDSTVDYYYRPDTQHKEGYGPPLASSDNLIGLSRARRPHNAIFVNFDDKEVPSEPLEAAKVNWKKVSIHPSEKRAEEEILKLFERRPIWSRNAVKANMDVHPEKLKLLLPYVAYYMLTGPWRSMWVRFGYDPRKTPEAKIYQVLDFRIRCGMRHGYGVGDMPVKAKRSAYHHSLYTTLNKSGPQPASLKDITEESSPSASRLPAEPRYMLKESAYRFHDGMLPPYRQMFYQLCDLEVEQLQKIIHQNDGQEEVCDERDGWCVTRTPDELRDIMSTMIKNTIRASKSAGLHQKKQKGGSDPSGTSKGDVDEDEEDEEETEEFPPSDGSENEMETEILDYM, encoded by the exons ATGGCTTTTGCCAAGTCTTTAACCACAACGTTAACTCAAGACGACGAACTAAAAGGTGCTAACGTTACGTACACAAATGTTCCTGTTGTACCTGGCAACTCCGCCACTGTCAGTCTCCCACATACCAAATTGGTGTGCGTGGAATATCCAGGAGTTGTTATCAATGTCGACAAAATGTTGGATACAATTGGGGGTGAAAAGGGAGTTTCAAAG ACATATTCAGACTCAACTAAACGTCTAGAACTTCGGTATCGCCCTAAAGACCCATACTGCCATCCAGTGTATGGAAACCGCTATCCCTCCACCAACCTTCTGCTTCGGATTCGTCGAAGAGTTCGGAAAGGAAACAGTCAAGACGTGCAAATCAGCATGGAAATTCTGGGTGTGATTGAGACGACGTACAAGTTTCAAG CAATGGCAGACATCCAGTATCTGGCTGCACACTCAGAATCAGACAAGTCATGGACCTCATTGTACAACAAAGTGATTCTGCGCCAACCAGAGAAAAAGGAGTTCTTTGACCAGGAtgtgcctctctttctccccccaccAATCTTCTCTCGCCTGGACAGCACCGTGGACTACTATTACCGcccagacacacagcacaa AGAGGGTTATGGTCCTCCTCTGGCCTCCAGCGACAACCTAATTGGCCTGAGTCGGGCGCGGCGGCCACACAATGCCATCTTTGTGAATTTTGATGACAAGGAAGTGCCCTCCGAACCACTGGAGGCAGCCAAGGTCAACTGGAAGAAAGTCAGCATCCATCCCAGTGAGAAAAGGGCAGAAGAAGAGAttctaaag TTGTTTGAGAGAAGGCCCATTTGGTCCCGCAATGCGGTCAAGGCCAACATGGACGTGCATCCAGAAAAGCTCAAGTTGCTTCTGCCCTACGTGGCATATTacatg TTGACCGGTCCATGGAGAAGCATGTGGGTGAGGTTTGGCTATGACCCGCGGAAGACTCCAGAAGCAAAGATTTATCAAGTGCTGGACTTCCGAATCCGCTGTGGGATGAGGCATG GATATGGTGTTGGTGATATGCCAGTGAAGGCCAAGAGAAGTGCATACCATCACAGTCTGTACACCACACTCAACAAATCAG gTCCCCAGCCGGCCAGCCTGAAAGACATCACGGAGGAGAGCAGCCCCAGTGCTTCCCGCCTGCCTGCGGAGCCCCGCTACATGCTCAAG GAGTCTGCATACAGGTTTCATGACGGGATGCTACCACCATATAGGCAGATGTTCTACCAACTCTGTGACCTGGAAGTGGAGCA GTTACAGAAAATCATCCATCAGAACGATGGACAGGAGGAGGTCTGTGATGAGCGGGACGGCTGGTGTGTGACCCGCACGCCTGACGAGCTCCGAGACATCATGTCCACCATGATCAAGAATACCATCCGAGCGTCCAAATCTG CTGGACTACaccaaaaaaagcaaaaaggagGCTCCGATCCAAGTGGTACCAGCAAAGGAGATGTAGATGAGGAtgaagaggatgaagaggagactGAAGAGTTTCCGCCATCTGATGGCAGTGAGAATGAAATGGAGACAGAGATCCTTGACTACATGTAG